From the genome of Novipirellula aureliae, one region includes:
- a CDS encoding right-handed parallel beta-helix repeat-containing protein — MMKYRHALKSPPSARWFDTKGYLSIPALLLLFSVLQQPAWAGKTILYVSPNGNDQWSGSYADPTADDGPLATLDAARRKVRQIKANASDGIEVQIRGGKYELSKTVVFGYEDSGSEGATVVYKAFPGEKPVFSGGVPITGWKKLSSDPLGVSEKARGNLWVAEVPKGIGQQCVIRSLYDGEKLLTRARSNGLKYADVEKENDFNRQGKKLTSVLEYAGEPVAPFDRTVHYRDDDIKDWPNPSDIEIVLRERPWLANIIALERIDTKNKIAYLAVDPTYQPLDPRRSYYVENAIEYLDEPGEWVVNTREGRIYMWPETDVSEMNVIAPVLQEFIRVEGQEDGPFAKHIHIQDLTFMHGLRDSLVEGDKGLQHDWEMHDKANAVIRFRFAEDCGLSSCVIKSSSGTGVRLDLHCQRINITHNHLHHLGGGGIVLSGYGPGTKDVNKNNVVHDNYIHNIGELLLHSAAIFIAQSGHNEITHNTIRDVPYNGMVVSGCRPHEFYLVHRIPFRRAWVSSIRFEECEPYIKKGLAARWHNRLEYFLPLLHSRENKISMNDISRTLLKLHDGNAIYFSAMGENNVVERNYLHENHDTAGAIRLDDNPSFTIIRENVITQSERGLGLKGPADLINNFIFTETFLRGRTLPAWLGGTQKSLPQRNIFLPPASSKSSSGLYLTDDRATNRPFYENLPKMEDSIYFTKNRREPYVPKAELGSDLFTGQRVKPGEDEIKLLYADPMFDEEAMQKLIFRFKEGSPAIPLGIQPIDLSTVGSTLAR, encoded by the coding sequence ATGATGAAGTATCGACATGCACTGAAGAGTCCACCGTCCGCTCGCTGGTTTGATACGAAGGGCTACCTGAGCATTCCGGCTCTGTTGTTGCTATTCAGCGTTCTGCAACAACCTGCTTGGGCGGGTAAAACGATCCTCTATGTGTCACCCAATGGTAATGATCAGTGGTCCGGAAGCTACGCCGATCCCACAGCGGACGATGGTCCGCTGGCGACGTTGGATGCCGCCCGTCGAAAAGTACGGCAAATCAAAGCGAACGCCAGCGATGGAATCGAAGTCCAAATTCGTGGCGGAAAGTATGAACTCAGCAAAACCGTTGTGTTCGGTTACGAGGATTCCGGGTCGGAAGGGGCTACTGTCGTTTACAAAGCCTTCCCTGGCGAGAAACCTGTGTTTAGCGGCGGTGTTCCGATCACGGGTTGGAAAAAACTCTCGTCGGATCCCCTGGGCGTATCCGAAAAGGCACGCGGCAATCTGTGGGTCGCTGAAGTTCCAAAGGGCATAGGACAACAATGCGTTATCCGATCCCTTTACGATGGAGAGAAACTTCTGACGCGCGCCAGATCAAATGGCTTGAAATATGCAGACGTCGAAAAGGAAAATGACTTTAACCGCCAGGGTAAAAAGTTAACGAGTGTGTTGGAATACGCTGGAGAGCCCGTTGCTCCTTTTGACCGTACAGTGCACTACCGAGATGACGACATCAAGGACTGGCCCAACCCTTCCGATATCGAGATCGTGCTGAGGGAGCGTCCATGGTTGGCCAACATTATCGCTCTTGAACGCATTGATACCAAAAACAAGATTGCCTACCTGGCGGTCGATCCAACGTATCAGCCGCTGGACCCGCGACGCAGCTACTATGTTGAAAACGCAATCGAATATTTAGATGAGCCAGGCGAGTGGGTCGTGAACACCCGCGAGGGACGCATTTACATGTGGCCGGAGACCGATGTTTCCGAGATGAATGTCATCGCGCCAGTGCTTCAAGAATTCATTCGAGTCGAAGGTCAGGAGGATGGCCCTTTCGCCAAGCACATTCATATCCAAGACCTGACCTTCATGCATGGGTTGCGTGATTCATTGGTCGAAGGAGACAAAGGCCTGCAGCACGACTGGGAAATGCATGACAAGGCCAATGCAGTGATTCGGTTCCGCTTTGCGGAAGACTGCGGCCTTTCATCCTGTGTCATTAAGTCAAGTAGTGGCACGGGTGTCCGCCTCGATCTGCACTGCCAACGAATCAATATCACCCACAACCACCTGCACCATCTCGGCGGGGGAGGCATTGTGCTTAGTGGCTATGGTCCAGGCACCAAAGATGTGAATAAAAACAACGTGGTACACGATAACTATATTCACAACATTGGTGAGCTCTTGCTGCATTCAGCGGCCATTTTTATCGCGCAAAGTGGGCACAACGAAATCACCCACAACACGATACGCGACGTTCCCTACAACGGAATGGTCGTGAGCGGTTGCCGTCCCCATGAGTTCTACCTCGTCCACCGCATCCCGTTCCGACGCGCATGGGTATCATCGATTCGTTTTGAGGAATGTGAACCCTACATAAAGAAGGGGTTGGCTGCTCGATGGCACAATCGACTCGAGTACTTTCTTCCGCTGCTCCACTCCCGTGAAAACAAAATCAGCATGAATGATATTTCACGTACGCTTTTGAAGCTGCATGACGGGAATGCGATCTATTTTTCAGCCATGGGCGAGAATAATGTGGTGGAACGCAACTATCTTCACGAAAACCACGATACGGCGGGTGCCATTCGCCTAGATGACAATCCGAGCTTTACCATCATCCGAGAAAATGTGATCACCCAATCGGAACGAGGCCTCGGTCTCAAAGGGCCTGCGGATCTCATTAACAACTTCATCTTTACGGAGACCTTCCTGCGCGGGCGGACATTGCCAGCCTGGTTGGGCGGTACCCAGAAATCTTTGCCGCAGCGAAATATCTTCTTGCCGCCTGCATCTTCCAAATCGAGTAGTGGCCTCTATTTAACCGACGATCGTGCAACGAACAGACCCTTTTACGAAAATCTTCCTAAAATGGAAGACTCAATCTATTTTACTAAAAATAGACGTGAGCCCTATGTGCCCAAAGCAGAACTCGGCAGTGATCTGTTTACAGGTCAACGAGTGAAGCCAGGCGAGGATGAAATCAAACTCCTTTATGCCGACCCGATGTTTGACGAAGAGGCTATGCAAAAGTTGATCTTCCGCTTTAAAGAGGGATCTCCAGCGATTCCGCTCGGAATCCAACCGATTGATCTCAGTACCGTGGGCTCGACGCTTGCCAGATAA
- a CDS encoding carboxymuconolactone decarboxylase family protein, translating to MYDMKMMQQLNNYAELAPDAWEAFVAFDKATFADGKVPAKTKELIAVAVALTTQCSYCIEIHTKRAKQAGNTDEEIAETVMVAAALRAGGAVTHGTHCIAK from the coding sequence ATGTACGACATGAAAATGATGCAGCAGCTCAACAACTACGCCGAACTGGCGCCAGATGCTTGGGAGGCATTTGTCGCGTTCGACAAAGCCACGTTTGCCGACGGCAAGGTGCCCGCCAAAACCAAGGAACTGATCGCCGTTGCCGTTGCGCTGACCACTCAATGTTCATACTGCATCGAGATTCACACCAAACGGGCAAAACAGGCTGGCAATACTGATGAAGAAATTGCAGAAACGGTGATGGTCGCTGCTGCACTGCGTGCTGGCGGCGCTGTAACGCATGGAACTCATTGCATCGCAAAATAA
- a CDS encoding sulfatase-like hydrolase/transferase, which translates to MNTVQSLATSATANSSCKSLIVYNVRTLYDRPSINASREHVQFSLRKNILEIPFEMKRYPIPMRRIELLILLILLATIPIARAAGPKDQPNIIFLMTDDQRWDNMGCYGRPEFKTPNLDALAEQGVIFDQAFDTVAICMPSRVTMMTGRYISSHRVGFVAPNDYTLSQADFGQGYPAQLKNAGYRTGFIGKVGFTVSKEAKRPWAGVPYDYQGNMGNVFDFFAGAETTEEKALEVWPENDPKLQAIFKNKKKGESRTLRTGETILHFLDTQPEDQPFCLSVSFYAVKHDSNSHMYMPHYELFKDYDFSVPDNWVEGANESLPQVVKDHARGVYLHRDRTSTPALYQRQVRRFATQGYTVDQQVGRMMEKLKEMGQLENTVIIYTSDNGRFQGSHGLFDKCILYEEAVKAPLIVYDGRMDASKRGRREEALISSVDMAPTILSLAGLEQPKIMQGRDFSGVLNQTQDMSSWRDAVLIENLFLVSMFNAKNKPNALEINQGVIDRNESYRSRGVRTDRYKYFVYYEHNPPIEELYDIEKDPQEQNNLVNNPEYAEPLKKLRKRTEELYSEAVQ; encoded by the coding sequence ATGAATACCGTCCAAAGTCTGGCGACGTCGGCAACGGCCAACTCCAGCTGCAAATCGTTGATAGTATATAATGTGAGAACGCTCTATGATCGACCTTCGATTAATGCGTCCCGAGAACATGTGCAATTCTCGCTAAGAAAAAACATTCTGGAGATTCCGTTTGAGATGAAACGCTACCCAATTCCAATGAGACGTATCGAGCTGTTGATACTATTGATCCTGCTTGCAACCATTCCGATAGCGCGCGCTGCCGGTCCGAAGGATCAGCCCAACATTATCTTTCTGATGACGGATGACCAACGATGGGACAATATGGGTTGTTACGGACGGCCAGAGTTCAAAACGCCGAATCTCGATGCGTTGGCCGAACAGGGTGTGATCTTTGATCAGGCCTTTGATACGGTGGCCATTTGCATGCCGAGCCGGGTCACCATGATGACAGGACGCTATATTTCCAGCCATCGCGTTGGTTTCGTAGCTCCGAACGACTATACCCTTTCCCAAGCCGATTTCGGTCAAGGCTATCCTGCACAGCTCAAGAATGCTGGCTATCGCACCGGTTTTATTGGCAAGGTGGGCTTCACGGTCAGCAAAGAGGCAAAGCGGCCATGGGCGGGGGTGCCGTATGATTACCAAGGGAATATGGGAAACGTCTTTGATTTTTTTGCGGGCGCAGAGACGACGGAAGAGAAGGCGTTGGAGGTGTGGCCTGAGAATGATCCGAAACTGCAGGCCATCTTCAAAAACAAGAAGAAGGGGGAAAGCCGTACGCTGAGAACCGGAGAAACGATCCTGCATTTTCTTGATACGCAGCCCGAGGACCAGCCGTTCTGTCTGTCGGTCAGTTTTTATGCCGTAAAGCATGACAGCAACAGCCATATGTACATGCCGCATTACGAGCTATTCAAAGACTATGATTTTTCGGTTCCGGACAACTGGGTCGAAGGCGCAAATGAAAGCCTGCCACAAGTGGTCAAGGACCATGCCCGCGGCGTGTACCTGCACCGTGATCGGACGTCGACGCCAGCGCTTTACCAGCGGCAAGTGCGGCGCTTCGCCACTCAAGGCTACACCGTCGATCAGCAAGTCGGACGGATGATGGAAAAGCTGAAAGAGATGGGGCAGTTAGAAAACACAGTTATTATTTACACCAGTGATAACGGTCGTTTTCAGGGGTCGCATGGCCTCTTCGATAAATGCATCCTCTACGAAGAAGCAGTCAAGGCCCCGCTGATTGTCTACGACGGCCGAATGGATGCCTCCAAACGAGGGCGTCGGGAAGAGGCGTTGATTTCTTCCGTCGATATGGCCCCGACCATTCTTTCGCTCGCTGGCCTAGAGCAACCAAAGATCATGCAGGGCCGCGATTTCAGCGGGGTGCTGAACCAAACGCAAGATATGTCCAGCTGGCGAGATGCGGTCCTGATCGAAAACCTTTTCCTGGTTTCAATGTTCAATGCGAAAAATAAACCAAACGCGTTGGAGATAAATCAAGGCGTGATTGACCGCAATGAATCGTACCGTTCCCGCGGCGTGCGGACCGACCGCTACAAATATTTTGTCTATTACGAACACAATCCGCCGATTGAAGAGCTCTACGATATCGAGAAAGACCCACAGGAACAGAACAATCTAGTGAACAATCCAGAATACGCCGAGCCATTGAAAAAACTGCGGAAGCGGACGGAAGAATTGTATTCAGAAGCGGTTCAGTAG
- a CDS encoding FG-GAP-like repeat-containing protein gives MIPSKQSWIASFAITFSCCLALDAAAQKPVEVTASIQSNDEDTEHGVLKVTLDIKEGWHTNDEADEDSITSTAISLKLPAGATEVGEWERPLGMPSNNSLQTSIFEGQVTFRRKIKINDSALGKDIGVTVRYQACNDSVCNAPQKSDLTVRIPDATTLPKSKVATDPVFDSPVIIMVYDDSRDTNSKLRFPSPAIYDVDGDGQLELVSGSLMGHIGVYENTNTSGKGDPIWGPREPLKNSEGDIIRSPNWCCVGASSQLVDMNGDGRLDILIGSFSGVPRWIERTENGYGESAFVVDKNGDAVVIGDFWNYETEAWDKTNRSGSEGHCSSVAAVDWDDDGDQDLLLGDYLDGKLFLRLNEGSAKETKFAVKNEAVKVGGVPVMFAHGMGAPRVADWNGDGLFDIIIGSIAGEIALLENSGSKGSPRFEKQITLFELLPGKAGSKIAKRVESKDGLPATPGSSFHVDVVDYDGDGDLDLLVGTRCKWLPTPVKEPTKEDEAHLAALSDKIDETYAAYKNARDLANTNGSTRSSTSESSKLFSQYNKLRVERSRLIEGPVETGNFIWLFRRN, from the coding sequence TTGATTCCTTCAAAACAGTCTTGGATCGCTTCTTTCGCCATCACCTTCAGCTGTTGTCTTGCGTTGGACGCGGCTGCTCAAAAACCAGTGGAGGTTACTGCCTCCATTCAATCCAATGATGAGGATACAGAGCACGGCGTTCTGAAAGTCACGCTAGATATCAAAGAAGGATGGCACACTAACGATGAAGCCGACGAAGATTCTATCACGTCAACCGCGATCAGTTTGAAATTACCCGCTGGGGCAACCGAGGTTGGAGAATGGGAACGCCCACTGGGAATGCCATCGAATAATTCCCTGCAAACGTCCATCTTCGAAGGCCAAGTTACATTCCGTCGAAAGATCAAAATTAACGACAGTGCGCTCGGCAAGGATATCGGCGTCACGGTTCGGTATCAGGCCTGCAACGACTCCGTCTGCAACGCTCCTCAGAAAAGCGATTTGACCGTTCGCATTCCTGACGCAACGACTTTGCCAAAATCTAAAGTGGCGACCGATCCGGTTTTCGATTCGCCGGTTATTATCATGGTGTACGATGATTCGCGGGACACCAACTCCAAATTGAGATTTCCCTCGCCGGCGATTTATGACGTCGATGGGGATGGTCAGCTAGAACTTGTGAGTGGCTCGCTCATGGGGCATATTGGTGTGTATGAGAACACCAATACATCCGGAAAAGGCGACCCGATCTGGGGCCCACGTGAGCCGCTCAAAAATTCGGAAGGAGATATAATCCGCTCGCCCAATTGGTGTTGTGTTGGGGCCAGTTCACAGCTGGTGGACATGAACGGCGATGGTCGTCTGGATATACTAATCGGTAGTTTTAGCGGAGTGCCGCGTTGGATCGAGCGTACCGAAAACGGATACGGTGAGTCCGCGTTCGTCGTTGACAAGAATGGCGACGCCGTCGTGATCGGCGATTTTTGGAACTACGAAACCGAAGCATGGGATAAAACGAATCGGTCTGGTTCAGAAGGTCATTGTTCGTCAGTGGCTGCAGTCGATTGGGATGACGACGGTGACCAAGATTTGTTGCTTGGCGACTACCTTGACGGAAAGTTGTTCCTGCGTCTGAACGAAGGCAGCGCAAAGGAAACAAAGTTCGCCGTGAAGAATGAAGCCGTGAAAGTTGGCGGAGTTCCTGTCATGTTCGCCCACGGCATGGGAGCTCCACGAGTCGCTGACTGGAACGGGGACGGCTTGTTCGACATCATCATCGGCTCGATTGCGGGTGAAATTGCCCTGCTGGAGAATTCCGGCTCCAAGGGTTCGCCTCGCTTCGAAAAGCAGATAACTCTGTTTGAATTACTGCCCGGAAAAGCGGGCTCCAAGATCGCCAAGCGAGTGGAAAGCAAAGACGGCCTGCCAGCGACACCAGGCTCGTCTTTCCATGTCGATGTTGTCGATTATGACGGCGACGGCGATCTTGACTTGCTCGTCGGCACGCGTTGTAAATGGCTGCCAACCCCCGTCAAAGAACCCACGAAAGAAGACGAAGCTCATTTGGCGGCGCTTTCAGACAAAATTGACGAAACGTACGCCGCGTACAAGAATGCCCGAGATCTGGCGAATACCAATGGGTCCACCAGATCGTCGACATCGGAGAGCAGTAAACTGTTTAGCCAATACAACAAACTTAGGGTCGAGCGGTCCAGGTTGATAGAAGGTCCGGTCGAGACCGGCAACTTCATTTGGTTATTTCGCAGAAATTAG
- a CDS encoding Type 1 glutamine amidotransferase-like domain-containing protein, with the protein MKSILIPLAFFLAMAVPCIAQVFDEKFEHWPQDLKINGRIVVAGNLEDAAVLTSLVSESDRQKKTAVVLAPSTDAMKTSFTELFAESEELEFPDVPKTIEEIESLLREYDVVVWHSAEPLGKKIASEIREANGAFHHFIDDGNLLVALGGVAEIVAQAYFESDDGSPPALEGLNLLPDCILETDFDGSADQARLLTILAAKKHSVGIGLDKHTALVLSGRKIRVAGTGKATFVLKGNDREPSRVRSITVANRRSRDPENALLDLTQWRRDAIDRTLPPFPAEQPREPSVKNGTLIIVGGGGSPRGLMDQFIRLAGGVKNAKLVYVPCSEQDDVGNQQGMVQSWKRAGVKDATFIHTKDRNQANSDDEFLEPLRDATGIYFGGGRQWNFADSYYGTAAHRLMKEVLDRGGVIAGSSAGASIQARYLARATPIGNSKIMAFGYERGGLGFLDGVAIDQHFTQRNRYQDMTALVERYPQLLGIGIDESTAILVQKSIAQVIGRGKVHFYDRNQPVTPGKPDFVALPAGSEYDLLKRQVVKDTTRRSPDDK; encoded by the coding sequence ATGAAATCGATTCTAATACCGCTAGCCTTTTTCCTTGCCATGGCGGTCCCGTGCATCGCGCAGGTGTTCGACGAAAAGTTCGAACACTGGCCGCAGGATCTGAAGATCAACGGGCGGATTGTTGTCGCAGGAAACCTTGAGGATGCCGCCGTTCTTACCAGCTTGGTTAGCGAGTCGGATCGTCAAAAGAAGACCGCCGTCGTGCTGGCTCCATCGACCGATGCGATGAAGACATCGTTCACTGAGTTGTTCGCCGAAAGCGAAGAACTCGAATTTCCCGATGTCCCCAAGACGATCGAAGAAATTGAATCTCTGCTACGCGAATACGATGTTGTGGTTTGGCACTCTGCGGAACCGTTGGGCAAGAAGATCGCCAGCGAAATTCGCGAGGCCAACGGCGCGTTCCACCATTTTATTGACGATGGTAACCTGCTCGTCGCACTCGGTGGTGTCGCCGAGATTGTCGCTCAAGCTTACTTCGAAAGCGATGACGGTAGCCCGCCCGCTTTGGAGGGCCTGAATCTACTTCCGGACTGTATTTTGGAAACGGACTTCGACGGTTCGGCCGATCAGGCCCGATTGCTCACCATCCTTGCGGCAAAAAAACACAGTGTGGGAATCGGTTTGGATAAGCACACCGCGCTTGTTTTGTCGGGGCGAAAGATCAGAGTCGCGGGAACGGGCAAGGCGACGTTTGTGTTGAAGGGTAACGATCGCGAACCGAGTCGAGTTCGCTCGATCACTGTAGCGAACCGGCGGTCACGTGATCCGGAAAACGCCTTGCTGGATCTGACCCAGTGGCGGCGTGACGCGATCGATCGCACGCTACCTCCGTTCCCTGCCGAACAGCCTCGCGAACCCTCTGTCAAAAACGGAACGTTGATCATCGTTGGCGGTGGTGGCTCGCCACGCGGACTAATGGATCAGTTCATCCGATTGGCCGGCGGCGTCAAAAACGCGAAGTTGGTCTATGTGCCCTGTTCCGAACAGGACGACGTTGGCAATCAGCAGGGGATGGTTCAAAGTTGGAAACGCGCGGGCGTGAAAGATGCGACCTTCATCCATACCAAGGATCGCAATCAGGCCAACTCCGATGATGAATTCCTCGAACCTTTAAGAGACGCGACTGGCATTTATTTTGGTGGCGGTCGTCAGTGGAACTTTGCCGATTCGTACTACGGCACGGCGGCTCACCGGCTGATGAAAGAAGTGCTCGATCGTGGCGGAGTCATCGCGGGTTCGTCGGCTGGTGCTTCCATTCAAGCCCGCTATCTCGCCCGCGCCACACCGATCGGCAACTCCAAGATCATGGCCTTTGGTTACGAACGCGGCGGACTCGGGTTTCTCGATGGCGTTGCAATCGATCAACACTTCACGCAACGCAATCGGTATCAGGACATGACTGCCTTGGTGGAACGGTATCCGCAGCTCTTGGGGATTGGAATCGACGAATCCACTGCCATTCTAGTGCAAAAGTCAATCGCACAGGTCATCGGTCGTGGCAAAGTCCACTTCTATGATCGCAACCAGCCGGTCACTCCTGGAAAGCCAGACTTCGTCGCGCTGCCGGCGGGATCGGAATACGACCTGTTAAAGCGACAGGTGGTCAAGGACACCACCAGAAGATCGCCCGACGACAAGTGA
- a CDS encoding 3-keto-disaccharide hydrolase: protein MKKRDSLVVWMVLLMGTTLFGQESLTSGVVSSKADGWNPEPGFVSLFNGKDLSGWCFRAKTARREPKAGAVIENFEGKTASDSDGRYSVQDGILTVRFPEESDRLTGQLYTVAEFPENFVLKLEFRASVKADSGIFIRKPQLQCRDYLVAGPYNELKKYKPQDWNQIEVTVNDGVARCTCNGEVLEETLQLPETGPIGLEGDFGQMEYRHIQLKKLP from the coding sequence ATGAAGAAACGGGATTCACTTGTGGTTTGGATGGTCTTGTTGATGGGGACCACCCTGTTTGGCCAGGAAAGCTTGACTTCGGGTGTTGTTTCGTCGAAAGCGGACGGCTGGAATCCCGAACCGGGCTTTGTCTCGTTGTTCAACGGAAAGGATCTCAGTGGCTGGTGCTTTCGCGCCAAGACCGCCCGACGCGAGCCCAAAGCTGGTGCGGTGATTGAAAACTTTGAGGGAAAAACGGCGTCCGATAGCGATGGTCGCTACTCGGTCCAAGACGGAATTCTCACCGTCCGTTTTCCCGAGGAATCCGATCGTCTGACGGGCCAACTCTACACGGTTGCGGAATTCCCAGAGAACTTCGTACTGAAGCTTGAATTTCGAGCATCGGTCAAAGCAGACAGCGGCATCTTCATTCGCAAGCCACAACTTCAGTGTCGTGACTACCTCGTTGCTGGCCCCTACAACGAACTGAAAAAATACAAGCCACAAGATTGGAACCAAATCGAAGTCACCGTCAACGACGGCGTTGCACGGTGCACCTGCAATGGAGAAGTCCTCGAGGAGACTCTCCAACTCCCCGAGACGGGGCCGATTGGTTTAGAAGGGGATTTTGGTCAAATGGAATATCGACACATACAGCTCAAAAAACTGCCGTAA
- a CDS encoding sulfatase family protein, protein MNSYKKTILFALFCVCGICQTDAFGEQPLQPATSTEPRTPRDRPNVVLILADDLGYGDLSCYGATKLKTPNIDQLAADGRRFTDAHSASAVCTPSRYALLTGEYPHRAGLNRPVFLKSGLVVDPEKQTLADVMKDAGYATACVGKWHLGFGEKTPDWNGDLKPGPLELGFDYYYGVPTVNSHPPFVYVENHRVVGLLPGDPFVYGQKAKTKEIHEKMNVGDIGGADAAHALYDDYHVGTHLTEKAVDWIKQQKEDPFFLYLATTNIHHPFTPAARFQGTSECGLYGDFVHELDWIVGEIVKALEAKGVADNTLVIFTSDNGGMFNVTGQDAWDAGHHLNGELLGFKFGAWEGGHRVPFIAKWPGKVEAGSVSDQLICNVDMVATMSALTGVEIRDGQAVDSVNVLPALTGDPQKNIRDHSVLAASRPGFLAIRKGKWMYISGKGSGGFGGTKRGQHNFAGPAAITYAGYTNSDIANGKIKPSSPPAQLYDLENDLKQTENLYREYPEVVQEMETLLRTYQPANIPAPKKR, encoded by the coding sequence ATGAACTCATATAAAAAGACAATTCTGTTTGCGTTGTTCTGTGTTTGCGGAATTTGCCAGACAGATGCATTTGGCGAGCAACCGCTTCAACCAGCAACTTCGACGGAGCCCCGAACGCCTCGGGATCGGCCCAACGTCGTCCTCATTCTTGCTGATGACCTCGGCTACGGTGATCTCAGTTGCTATGGAGCGACCAAGCTGAAGACACCCAATATTGATCAGCTCGCAGCCGATGGGCGACGCTTTACCGACGCGCATTCAGCGTCTGCGGTGTGCACGCCGTCGCGATATGCGCTGCTGACGGGTGAATATCCGCACCGAGCCGGGTTGAATCGGCCCGTTTTCTTAAAGAGCGGATTGGTTGTTGATCCGGAAAAGCAGACCTTGGCCGACGTGATGAAAGACGCCGGTTATGCCACGGCCTGTGTTGGCAAATGGCATTTGGGCTTCGGTGAGAAAACGCCCGATTGGAACGGCGACCTAAAGCCCGGTCCACTGGAACTGGGCTTTGATTATTACTATGGCGTGCCGACGGTGAATAGCCACCCACCTTTTGTCTATGTCGAAAACCACCGCGTCGTAGGCTTGCTGCCGGGTGATCCCTTCGTGTATGGGCAGAAGGCGAAGACCAAAGAGATACACGAGAAGATGAATGTCGGCGACATCGGTGGCGCCGATGCAGCCCATGCACTTTACGACGACTATCACGTAGGTACCCACCTCACAGAGAAAGCGGTCGATTGGATCAAGCAACAAAAGGAAGATCCCTTCTTCCTTTACCTGGCGACCACCAATATTCATCATCCCTTCACACCGGCGGCCCGCTTCCAAGGAACCAGCGAGTGCGGTCTCTACGGCGACTTTGTGCACGAGCTCGACTGGATCGTGGGCGAGATTGTGAAGGCACTCGAAGCGAAAGGCGTGGCCGATAATACGCTGGTCATTTTTACAAGCGACAACGGTGGCATGTTTAATGTAACTGGGCAGGATGCTTGGGATGCAGGGCACCATCTCAATGGTGAGTTGCTTGGATTCAAGTTTGGTGCATGGGAAGGTGGGCACCGCGTCCCGTTCATCGCCAAGTGGCCTGGCAAGGTCGAAGCGGGATCGGTTTCGGATCAGTTGATTTGTAATGTCGATATGGTTGCGACGATGTCCGCACTGACGGGTGTCGAGATTCGCGACGGACAAGCGGTCGACAGTGTGAATGTGCTGCCCGCACTGACGGGAGACCCGCAAAAAAACATTCGTGATCACTCGGTTCTGGCAGCGAGTCGACCCGGCTTCCTCGCGATTCGTAAGGGCAAGTGGATGTATATCAGCGGCAAAGGAAGCGGCGGCTTTGGCGGAACCAAACGAGGTCAACACAACTTTGCCGGACCTGCTGCCATTACCTATGCGGGATACACGAACAGCGATATTGCAAATGGAAAGATCAAGCCGAGTTCACCACCCGCACAACTGTACGATTTGGAAAACGACCTAAAACAGACTGAAAATCTGTACCGCGAATATCCGGAAGTCGTGCAGGAAATGGAGACGCTACTAAGGACCTATCAGCCAGCAAATATACCCGCTCCGAAGAAAAGGTAG